Within Candidatus Melainabacteria bacterium, the genomic segment ACTTCACTTTCACTCCTACGACCTGACACTGTTGATACCAAGCCTGGTGCTGGTGATGTCAGGGCCGCTTGAATCTATTACTCCGCCATGGCTTCTGCTGTCCGGGTTTCTTGTAGTGGGCACGTTTATGGTGCCCTTCTACATGTACATCCACTGGGACTATCTGCTTAAAGAGCACTGGCTGCTGAACCCCCACTTCTTCGCGCTGGCAGCACTGACTGCCGGTCTAACTTACCTGGCCTATAAATATCCGGACCAGATTCAAAAACGCTCCGTTCAAGTTGATGCCAGCACAAACGACTAGTTCACTAACGAACAACTCGCTCAAGTCCCTTAAAGACTGTATCCAATTGCTCAAACGTGTTGAAGTATCCGAAGCTAAATCGCAACAGTCCACGATCAACAGTATTTAGAGTTTCATGCGCTTTGAATGCGCAATGCAAGCCCGCTCTGACAGCCACCATAAATTCTATGTTGAGCAAATCTGCCGCCCGATCTGGTGTCAAATTTTCCAGCTCTATAGAAACGACTGGCACAATCTCAGAAGGCGAAGGCAAGCGCTTCTCTAAGTAAGTATTCCCGACCACCCTGATCCAGCTTTTGGAAAAGCACCACTCCAGAAAAGCTGTCGTCAATTGATATTCGTGAGCGGCGATGCTCTCAGCACCCGTATTCTCAATAAACTCAACCCCTGCGCCCATCGCGGCGATTGCCGGCCCGGGCAACGATCCCGGCTCTAATCGATCTGGAAGATCAGGGGGCATATCGAGAGACTCTGAAGCAGAACCCGTTCCACCGAAAATTGTTGGAGAGAGACTGTCACTATCGCGCACGAAAAGCAGACCGGCGCCGGCACTACCAAACAAGCCCTTATGACCCGGAGCAGCCCAGAAACTAACGCCTGGATACTGGCCGGGGCTATCGAATTCAGAACCAGCAGTCTGAGCCGCATCAACCAGAAGTGGAA encodes:
- a CDS encoding aminotransferase class V-fold PLP-dependent enzyme, with product MSDSSEKPIYFDNAATSYPKPASVYAAHDQYFRHAGNPGRAAHELALNSARKIFDVRQNLARFLGVSNSERVIFTPGCTYSINMVLRGLPLKEGDCVVTGPLEHNAVTRTLNELHKKLNLKVVVLPYARRGIIDQVELERYLDNCRPALCVVSEASNVTGERLSLEVVASVCAGREVPLLVDAAQTAGSEFDSPGQYPGVSFWAAPGHKGLFGSAGAGLLFVRDSDSLSPTIFGGTGSASESLDMPPDLPDRLEPGSLPGPAIAAMGAGVEFIENTGAESIAAHEYQLTTAFLEWCFSKSWIRVVGNTYLEKRLPSPSEIVPVVSIELENLTPDRAADLLNIEFMVAVRAGLHCAFKAHETLNTVDRGLLRFSFGYFNTFEQLDTVFKGLERVVR